A window of the Ficedula albicollis isolate OC2 unplaced genomic scaffold, FicAlb1.5 N00702, whole genome shotgun sequence genome harbors these coding sequences:
- the LOC101815318 gene encoding H/ACA ribonucleoprotein complex subunit 3-like: protein MFLQCYENERGERVYTLRKVSPDGIPTRSAHPARFSPDDKFSRHRLALKRRFGVLLTQRSRPLL from the exons ATGTTCCTGCAGTGCTACGAGAACGAGCGCGGGGAGCGCGTGTACACCCTGCGG AAGGTGTCCCCGGACGGGATCCCCACCCGCTCGGCGCATCCCGCCCGCTTCTCCCCCGATGATAAATTCTCCCGGCACCGCCTGGCGCTGAAGCGGCGATTTGGGGTCCTGCTGACGCAGAGGAGCCGCCCCCTGCTGTGA